One stretch of Chryseobacterium fluminis DNA includes these proteins:
- a CDS encoding efflux MFS transporter permease, whose amino-acid sequence MYNKGLYHNWVPKPIQLLFIVLLLAVVMPLGGVYTGNISFVVSGTGAMTEYFMWANYATTIGMGACMPIVLRMKMRFKVRDKMTVLLVLLGLLSYLNSTTYDPMIFVFSSLIIGFLKMMVTIELFLPLMAMIGNRGMFYGAFYTFVLVLNQVSAYYAAEISIQYNWQHFYVIMSVLCFVLALLHWVFMHNQYFALKVPLHYIDWLSILLFISTFMFSAYVFSFGKQQDWLNSENIIHAGIAAFISFALLVTRQMTLKRPYLSFRIFSKNNVQHGLFMLLCLGMFLGTTSLQNTFAVGVLGYDQLTNARLNLLMIPGLVLAGGLAIFWFKKEIPLKMYIFSGFSAMMGYAIIMYFSMVLEFSYDLWYLPMFLKGFGMGSLFISVWFYTLDKLEMDDMLAAIGLILVWRTFLVVGLFSAVYSWFQYRFQVVAIGDLAVYMDGLTVSPQNVASNLKSIQLNAIIIATKKIFGYIILAGIGVLIYIFTHHFGKERFEYARFVKILSGKSALARKRLRERKRLLEEIKDAAGPAA is encoded by the coding sequence ATGTACAATAAAGGATTATATCATAACTGGGTTCCGAAACCCATACAGCTCCTGTTCATCGTGTTACTTCTTGCAGTAGTAATGCCGCTGGGTGGGGTGTATACGGGAAATATAAGTTTTGTAGTGAGTGGCACCGGAGCGATGACAGAATATTTCATGTGGGCCAATTATGCGACGACCATCGGGATGGGAGCGTGTATGCCGATTGTTCTGAGAATGAAAATGCGGTTTAAAGTCCGTGATAAAATGACAGTTCTGCTCGTCCTTTTAGGACTGTTGAGCTACCTCAATTCAACCACTTATGATCCCATGATTTTCGTTTTTTCATCATTAATTATAGGATTTTTAAAAATGATGGTAACGATAGAATTGTTTTTACCGTTAATGGCGATGATCGGGAACAGGGGAATGTTTTATGGTGCGTTTTACACTTTTGTTCTGGTTCTGAACCAGGTTTCAGCCTATTATGCAGCAGAGATCTCCATTCAGTACAACTGGCAGCATTTTTACGTAATTATGTCTGTATTATGCTTTGTGCTTGCACTCTTACACTGGGTTTTCATGCATAATCAATATTTTGCGCTGAAAGTTCCGCTGCATTATATCGACTGGTTGAGTATTCTGCTGTTCATTTCTACTTTTATGTTTTCAGCCTATGTTTTCTCTTTTGGAAAACAGCAGGACTGGCTGAACTCAGAGAATATTATTCATGCGGGTATTGCTGCCTTTATAAGTTTTGCTTTGCTGGTCACCCGTCAGATGACTTTAAAAAGACCTTATCTATCATTCAGAATATTTTCGAAAAATAATGTTCAGCATGGCCTGTTTATGCTTTTATGCCTGGGAATGTTCTTAGGCACAACCTCTCTTCAGAACACTTTCGCAGTTGGAGTTTTAGGTTATGATCAGCTGACGAATGCAAGACTGAACTTATTGATGATTCCCGGATTGGTTTTAGCAGGTGGACTGGCGATCTTCTGGTTCAAAAAAGAAATTCCGCTAAAGATGTATATTTTCTCCGGGTTTTCGGCGATGATGGGGTATGCGATCATTATGTACTTTTCAATGGTGCTGGAATTCAGTTATGATCTGTGGTACTTACCCATGTTCCTGAAAGGTTTCGGGATGGGTTCGCTTTTTATCTCCGTCTGGTTTTATACGCTGGATAAGCTGGAAATGGATGACATGCTGGCTGCTATCGGACTGATACTGGTTTGGAGAACATTTTTGGTTGTCGGGCTTTTCTCCGCTGTATATTCCTGGTTCCAGTATCGCTTTCAGGTAGTAGCCATCGGAGATTTGGCAGTTTATATGGACGGACTGACCGTTTCTCCGCAAAATGTTGCTTCCAACCTGAAATCTATTCAGCTGAATGCTATTATAATCGCGACCAAAAAAATATTCGGATATATTATTTTAGCCGGAATTGGGGTATTGATCTACATTTTTACCCATCATTTCGGAAAAGAACGATTCGAATATGCCAGGTTTGTTAAAATATTAAGCGGAAAATCAGCTCTTGCGAGAAAAAGACTTCGCGAAAGAAAAAGATTATTAGAAGAAATAAAAGACGCGGCTGGTCCCGCTGCATAA
- a CDS encoding TonB-dependent receptor, which translates to MRKQYVVIALLISGIAFSQTVQDSVSSKNIDDVVIVASRKPTKISEIPGTVWVVQKEKIQEQAKSGVPIKEMLSILVPGMDIGPQGRTNYGQNIRGRSALVMIDGVSLNSIRTISRQLDAIDPFNIERIEVLSGASSIYGGNATGGIINIITKTPSEKGISGETELGIRTGFMGSDDHDFRAAQSVSAKGEKLSGRLGVAYQQNGGVYGADGEQVITDITQTDLQYNQSIDVLATGGYQFNHKHKITASVQYYNSKFNGDRSLYLGENLSAFTTKDATLLEMRDGFSSDKNIGTERYMGTLTYNGNDILGGQDLYVQLATRGEKLGFYPFPGSVKIPVTTSYMSSSQQDTYYSGLKALLSKSWKGLNITYGVDVDLEKFEGNQSVYDLAKTMSSGGLVNETKYSLGRYPTNHSESYAGYVQARYNLLPKLQLNGGIRYQNLNVKVDDFVGSQQQTQVAMGYGNSASAIPGGESSYNVTLFNGGLLYKFNQQHQAWGTFSQGVSLADPSKYYGIGVYSLNAATGNWNVTSSINVKEQPLQAIKTNQFEVGYRINKGGLRGQIAGFLSNSDKTVTVDRTTFQILVNDLKLRNMGIEAEISYSLNNGVYFGASGLLIKSEVDNKGEWISQEIYNASPSKLVTYIGYHVKNWSFRFQSLQNFKLRDDINNEIDGYNTSDLMAGYRFSWGKFNVGIQNIFNTDYQTIWSKRSQVLYSSYGLPELFSYKGRGRIYNLSYTFDF; encoded by the coding sequence ATGAGAAAGCAGTATGTAGTAATCGCTTTATTAATTTCGGGAATCGCCTTTTCCCAAACTGTACAGGACTCGGTAAGCTCAAAAAACATTGATGATGTGGTGATCGTTGCCTCGAGAAAACCTACAAAGATTTCTGAAATTCCGGGAACGGTGTGGGTCGTGCAGAAAGAAAAAATCCAGGAGCAGGCCAAAAGTGGTGTTCCGATTAAAGAAATGCTGTCGATTCTTGTTCCGGGTATGGATATAGGTCCACAGGGAAGGACTAATTACGGGCAAAATATAAGAGGCCGTTCAGCCCTGGTGATGATCGACGGCGTTTCCCTGAACAGCATCCGTACCATCAGCAGGCAGCTGGATGCCATCGACCCTTTCAATATTGAAAGAATAGAAGTGCTTTCCGGAGCAAGTTCCATCTATGGAGGGAATGCTACCGGAGGAATCATTAATATCATTACTAAAACGCCATCGGAAAAAGGAATAAGCGGGGAAACGGAATTGGGGATCCGTACCGGTTTTATGGGAAGTGATGACCATGATTTCCGTGCAGCGCAGTCGGTTTCAGCCAAAGGAGAGAAACTCTCCGGAAGACTGGGAGTGGCATACCAGCAAAACGGCGGGGTGTACGGAGCTGATGGAGAGCAGGTAATCACCGATATTACCCAGACCGATTTACAGTATAATCAGTCGATTGATGTTTTGGCAACAGGAGGATACCAGTTTAATCATAAGCATAAAATTACAGCTTCTGTTCAGTATTACAATTCGAAATTTAACGGAGACAGAAGTCTTTATTTAGGGGAAAACCTCAGTGCCTTTACGACTAAAGACGCGACCCTGCTGGAAATGAGAGACGGGTTTTCTTCGGATAAAAATATCGGGACCGAACGTTATATGGGAACATTAACCTACAATGGAAATGATATTCTCGGAGGTCAGGATCTGTATGTCCAGCTGGCCACCCGTGGTGAGAAATTAGGATTTTATCCGTTTCCGGGCAGTGTGAAAATTCCGGTAACGACTTCTTATATGTCATCCTCTCAGCAGGATACTTATTATTCGGGTTTAAAAGCTTTATTATCAAAATCGTGGAAAGGGCTGAATATTACGTACGGAGTAGATGTTGACCTGGAAAAATTTGAAGGCAACCAGTCGGTCTATGATTTAGCGAAAACCATGTCGAGCGGCGGTCTGGTGAATGAAACAAAATACAGCTTGGGAAGATATCCTACCAATCATTCTGAAAGTTACGCGGGATATGTACAGGCCAGATATAACCTCCTTCCAAAGCTGCAGCTGAATGGAGGAATCCGCTATCAGAATCTCAATGTAAAAGTTGATGACTTTGTGGGTTCTCAGCAGCAGACTCAGGTGGCTATGGGCTATGGAAATTCAGCATCTGCTATTCCGGGAGGAGAAAGTTCCTACAATGTAACCTTATTCAATGGTGGATTATTATATAAATTTAATCAGCAGCATCAGGCGTGGGGAACTTTTTCTCAGGGAGTAAGCCTGGCGGATCCTTCAAAATATTACGGAATAGGAGTCTACAGCCTGAATGCGGCAACCGGAAACTGGAATGTTACCTCAAGCATCAATGTAAAAGAACAGCCTCTACAGGCAATAAAAACCAACCAGTTTGAGGTGGGATACCGTATTAATAAAGGAGGATTGAGAGGTCAGATCGCCGGATTTTTAAGCAATTCTGATAAAACGGTGACGGTTGACCGGACTACCTTCCAGATTCTTGTGAATGATCTTAAACTAAGAAATATGGGGATTGAAGCAGAGATTTCATATTCTTTAAACAACGGTGTTTATTTCGGAGCAAGCGGTTTACTGATCAAATCTGAGGTTGACAATAAGGGAGAATGGATCAGCCAGGAGATTTACAATGCTTCTCCTTCAAAATTAGTGACTTATATTGGATATCATGTTAAAAACTGGTCGTTCAGATTCCAGTCTCTCCAGAATTTTAAACTGAGAGACGACATCAATAATGAGATCGACGGATACAATACGTCTGACCTGATGGCAGGTTACCGGTTCAGCTGGGGCAAATTTAATGTAGGAATTCAGAATATATTCAATACGGATTATCAGACCATCTGGAGCAAGCGTTCCCAGGTATTGTACTCATCGTACGGACTGCCAGAACTGTTCAGCTATAAAGGTAGAGGAAGAATATATAATCTTTCTTACACATTTGATTTTTAA
- a CDS encoding sigma 54-interacting transcriptional regulator produces the protein MKNDITFKELKNSGYTDKTISEEIQANLIARIKAKQPVFEGLWGYEDSVVPQLKKALLAGHHINLLGLRGQAKTRIARSMVSLLDEYMPIVKGSEINDSPFQPISKYARDLIAELGDETPISWVHRSSRFFEKLATPDVNVADLIGDIDPIKAATLKLPYSDERVLHYGMIPRANRSIFVLNELPDLQARIQVSLFNILQEGDIQIRGFQLRMPLDIQFVFTANPEDYTNRGSIVTPLKDRIGSQIFTHYPKTIALARQITEQEALISAEDKAQILIPGLAKDLLEEVAFAARDSEYVDAKSGVSARLTISAMENLVAAAKLRLIESGAENTTVRLLDFGSIIPSITGKIELVYEGEQEGADYVAQILIDKAVMMQFESIFPRISKLEKESIRTPYTDVIKWFNNNRLELNYADTDEEFYTKLNAIEPLNTIIEENAPELSPEDKNFCKELILWALTISKKLDKSENQSDFTFDSADVRQMFRN, from the coding sequence ATGAAAAACGATATTACATTTAAAGAATTAAAAAATTCAGGATATACCGATAAAACGATCAGTGAAGAGATTCAGGCTAACTTAATTGCCAGAATTAAAGCTAAACAGCCTGTATTTGAAGGATTATGGGGCTATGAAGACTCTGTAGTGCCCCAGTTAAAAAAAGCGCTTCTTGCCGGACACCACATTAACCTGCTGGGCTTGCGCGGACAGGCCAAAACCAGGATTGCAAGAAGTATGGTAAGCCTACTGGATGAATACATGCCGATTGTAAAAGGATCCGAGATTAATGACAGTCCTTTTCAGCCTATTTCAAAATATGCCCGCGATCTTATTGCCGAACTGGGGGATGAAACTCCGATCTCATGGGTTCACCGCTCCAGCCGCTTCTTCGAAAAGCTGGCAACACCGGATGTAAATGTCGCCGACCTGATCGGTGATATCGATCCGATAAAAGCAGCAACATTGAAACTGCCGTATTCCGATGAGCGTGTTCTTCATTACGGGATGATTCCCCGCGCCAACCGTTCGATATTTGTTTTAAATGAATTGCCGGATTTACAGGCCAGAATTCAGGTTTCCCTGTTCAATATTTTACAGGAAGGTGATATTCAGATTCGCGGATTTCAGCTGAGAATGCCGCTGGATATCCAGTTTGTGTTTACGGCAAACCCGGAAGATTATACGAACAGAGGAAGCATTGTAACGCCTTTAAAAGACAGAATCGGCTCTCAGATCTTTACGCATTACCCAAAAACCATTGCATTAGCAAGACAGATTACGGAACAGGAAGCTCTGATTTCAGCCGAAGATAAGGCACAGATCCTGATCCCGGGTCTGGCAAAAGACCTTCTGGAGGAAGTCGCTTTTGCAGCACGGGACAGTGAATATGTAGATGCAAAAAGCGGAGTAAGCGCCAGACTTACCATCAGTGCCATGGAAAATTTAGTGGCTGCCGCAAAATTACGTTTAATAGAATCAGGTGCTGAAAACACCACTGTTCGTCTGCTTGATTTCGGATCTATTATTCCATCCATTACAGGAAAAATAGAACTGGTATACGAAGGCGAGCAGGAAGGTGCTGATTATGTGGCACAAATCTTAATCGATAAAGCAGTTATGATGCAGTTTGAAAGCATTTTCCCGAGAATCTCCAAGCTCGAAAAAGAAAGCATCAGAACACCCTATACCGACGTAATCAAATGGTTTAACAACAATCGACTGGAACTGAACTACGCCGATACAGACGAAGAATTTTACACTAAACTGAATGCGATAGAACCTTTGAATACCATTATCGAAGAAAATGCTCCGGAATTAAGCCCGGAAGACAAAAATTTCTGTAAAGAATTAATATTATGGGCACTGACGATCAGCAAAAAACTGGATAAATCTGAAAATCAGTCGGATTTCACTTTCGATTCAGCGGATGTAAGACAGATGTTCCGTAATTAG
- a CDS encoding vWA domain-containing protein: protein MTNKEFNFHKGYIFTKHTPEEISHFDRVFDVFKDLLTHTSGDIEEAFDWLDMLDKEYDIFSDEYTLADFEEDLRKRGYIKREDDSEDGNSGTGEGKNILTAKLEAALREYALEQIFGKLKKSGVGNHRTTKTGVGDERDGENRNFQYGDDLSLVNMTESLKNAQINNGIADLRLTEDDLIVEETKHKAQMSTVLMIDISHSMILYGEDRITPAKKVAMALVELINRKYPKDSIDIIVFGNEAWPIKIKDLPYLQVGPYHTNTVAGLELAMDILRRKRNTNKQIFMITDGKPSCIRLPNGEFYMNSVGLDEKIVSQCLNKAAQAKKLKIPITTFMIAQDPYLRQFVKEFTAQNKGKAFLTGLSGLGQMIFEDYEKNRIKRI from the coding sequence ATGACTAATAAAGAATTTAATTTTCATAAAGGCTATATATTTACCAAACACACTCCCGAAGAAATTTCGCATTTCGACCGGGTATTTGATGTTTTCAAGGATCTCCTCACGCATACTTCCGGTGATATCGAAGAAGCTTTTGACTGGCTTGATATGCTGGATAAAGAATATGATATCTTTAGCGATGAGTATACCCTTGCCGATTTCGAGGAAGATCTGAGAAAGCGGGGGTATATCAAACGGGAAGATGATTCCGAAGACGGAAATTCCGGAACCGGAGAAGGTAAGAATATATTGACCGCCAAACTGGAAGCTGCCTTAAGGGAATATGCTCTGGAACAGATTTTCGGAAAACTTAAAAAGAGCGGTGTGGGAAACCACCGCACCACAAAAACAGGTGTAGGCGATGAACGCGACGGAGAAAACAGAAATTTTCAGTATGGAGACGATCTTTCTCTCGTGAACATGACCGAAAGCTTAAAAAATGCACAGATCAACAACGGAATTGCAGACCTCCGGCTGACCGAAGATGACCTCATCGTAGAAGAAACAAAGCACAAAGCACAAATGAGCACCGTGTTGATGATCGACATCAGCCATTCTATGATTTTATACGGTGAAGACCGGATCACCCCTGCCAAAAAGGTGGCCATGGCTCTGGTTGAACTCATTAACAGAAAATATCCTAAAGATTCTATTGACATTATTGTCTTCGGAAACGAGGCATGGCCCATTAAAATCAAAGACCTCCCCTATTTACAGGTCGGTCCTTATCATACCAATACCGTTGCCGGTCTGGAACTGGCCATGGATATTCTGCGCAGAAAAAGAAACACCAACAAGCAGATTTTTATGATTACTGATGGAAAACCCAGCTGTATCCGGCTGCCTAACGGGGAATTTTACATGAACAGCGTCGGTCTGGATGAGAAGATTGTTTCCCAGTGCCTGAACAAAGCAGCACAGGCCAAAAAACTGAAGATCCCCATTACCACCTTCATGATCGCGCAAGATCCTTATCTCCGTCAGTTTGTCAAGGAATTTACTGCACAGAATAAAGGGAAAGCTTTCTTAACCGGACTTTCAGGCTTAGGACAGATGATTTTTGAAGATTATGAAAAAAACAGAATAAAAAGAATATAA
- a CDS encoding class I SAM-dependent methyltransferase encodes MKDLMGKAIHDYFHNENPEDLQTETSISELDELPVHYLFREFSEMNEIEQKALSLSQGKVLDIGAGAGSHSLYLQNEMGLDVTALDISPKSIEVCRSRGVKKAVSENMLHFSGETFDTILLLMNGTGIFQSLTVIDLYLRKLSSLLNPKGQILIDSTDILYMFDRDEDGGVYIPAEGYYGELDYTVHYKGESEDPIKWLYLDYNTLKNAAENNGLAIEKVLQDEDSYLAKLTKK; translated from the coding sequence ATGAAAGACTTAATGGGCAAGGCCATCCACGATTATTTTCATAATGAAAATCCTGAAGATCTGCAGACTGAAACTTCAATTTCCGAACTGGATGAGCTTCCGGTACACTATCTCTTCAGAGAATTTTCAGAAATGAATGAAATCGAACAGAAAGCGTTGAGCTTATCTCAGGGAAAAGTTCTGGATATCGGCGCCGGTGCCGGTTCTCATTCCTTGTACCTTCAGAACGAAATGGGCCTGGATGTCACAGCACTGGATATTTCACCAAAATCTATAGAGGTTTGCAGGTCCAGAGGAGTCAAAAAAGCGGTTTCAGAAAATATGCTTCATTTTTCAGGAGAAACTTTCGATACTATTCTCTTATTAATGAACGGAACCGGTATATTTCAGAGTCTTACCGTGATCGATCTCTACCTTAGAAAGTTATCTTCTCTGCTGAATCCGAAAGGACAGATCCTGATCGACAGTACCGATATTTTATACATGTTTGACCGCGATGAAGACGGAGGGGTTTATATTCCGGCAGAAGGATATTATGGTGAACTGGATTATACCGTTCATTATAAAGGAGAATCGGAAGATCCGATCAAGTGGCTGTATCTGGATTACAATACGCTGAAAAATGCTGCTGAAAATAACGGTCTTGCCATTGAGAAGGTTTTGCAGGATGAAGATTCTTATTTGGCAAAACTGACTAAAAAATAA
- the metG gene encoding methionine--tRNA ligase, with protein MSNRKMITAALPYANGPVHIGHLAGVYIPADVYARFQRRSGKEVAFICGSDEHGIPITIRAKKEGVTPQDIVDKYHGIIKKSFSDLGISFDEYSRTTSKKHYETSQDFFKVLYEKGKFTEEVSEQYFDEQANEFLADRYIVGTCPNCGNENAYGDQCEKCGSTLSPSELINPKSMLSGNVPILKETKNWYLPLNEYEDFLNEWIIEGHKDDWKTNVYGQVKSWLNDGLKPRAMTRDLNWGVPVPLPDAEGKVLYVWFDAPIGYISFTKEWAEKNGKDWKDYWQSEESDLVHFIGKDNIVFHCIIFPAMMKAHGDYIMPTNVPAFEFLNLENDKISTSRNWAVWAHEYVEDFPGQQDVLRYALLSSAPETKDNNFTWKDFQTKNNSELVGIFGNFINRVAVLIHKYYDGVVPQGDVNAPELKEINNSAKEIAGFLENYEFRNSLTALMNLARFGNQYLQTEEPWKTIKDSPEKAAHSLFVGAQIAVALAQLCEPFLPFSSEKLLNMFNVEKASWSDIETKPVLIETGHQINESSLLFSKIEDDVIEAQIQKLEDTKQNNKKTNPNANPMKDEITFDDFTKIDLRTATITEAEKVEKADKLLKLTVDTGVDVRTVVSGIAESFTPEEVIGKQVMILLNLAPRKIRGIESQGMLLLTTKADGKLSFVTPDETVENGIEIG; from the coding sequence ATGTCAAACAGAAAGATGATTACGGCAGCTTTGCCATATGCAAACGGACCGGTTCATATAGGGCATTTGGCAGGTGTTTATATTCCTGCGGATGTTTACGCAAGATTTCAGAGAAGATCAGGAAAAGAGGTAGCGTTTATCTGTGGTTCGGATGAGCATGGAATTCCCATTACCATAAGAGCTAAGAAAGAAGGCGTTACGCCTCAGGATATCGTTGATAAATACCATGGAATCATCAAAAAATCTTTTTCAGATTTGGGGATTTCGTTTGATGAATATTCAAGAACGACCTCAAAAAAGCATTATGAAACCAGCCAGGATTTTTTCAAAGTTCTTTATGAAAAAGGAAAATTCACGGAAGAAGTTTCAGAACAGTATTTTGACGAACAGGCCAATGAGTTTTTAGCTGACCGTTACATCGTTGGAACGTGTCCGAATTGCGGAAATGAAAATGCGTACGGAGATCAGTGTGAAAAATGTGGTTCTACCCTTTCTCCATCGGAACTGATCAATCCAAAATCTATGCTGAGCGGAAATGTTCCTATTTTAAAAGAAACAAAAAACTGGTATCTGCCACTTAATGAATATGAAGATTTCCTGAACGAATGGATTATCGAAGGACATAAAGACGACTGGAAAACTAATGTTTACGGGCAGGTTAAATCATGGTTAAACGATGGTCTGAAACCCCGTGCCATGACCCGAGACCTGAACTGGGGCGTTCCCGTGCCGCTTCCTGATGCAGAAGGAAAGGTTCTTTATGTATGGTTTGACGCACCCATCGGCTATATTTCTTTCACCAAAGAATGGGCAGAGAAAAATGGGAAAGACTGGAAAGACTACTGGCAAAGTGAAGAAAGTGACCTCGTACACTTCATTGGAAAAGATAATATTGTATTCCACTGTATTATCTTCCCTGCCATGATGAAAGCTCATGGAGACTACATCATGCCGACAAATGTTCCTGCTTTTGAATTCCTGAATCTTGAAAATGATAAAATTTCAACTTCTAGAAACTGGGCAGTCTGGGCACATGAATATGTTGAAGATTTCCCGGGCCAGCAGGATGTGCTGAGATATGCGCTCCTTTCATCTGCTCCGGAAACTAAGGATAATAATTTTACGTGGAAGGATTTCCAGACTAAAAACAACTCTGAATTGGTTGGAATTTTCGGAAACTTTATTAATAGAGTTGCCGTCCTGATTCATAAATATTATGACGGTGTTGTTCCTCAAGGCGATGTAAATGCTCCGGAACTGAAAGAAATCAATAATTCAGCAAAGGAAATTGCAGGGTTCTTAGAAAACTATGAATTCAGAAATTCTTTAACTGCTTTAATGAATTTAGCCCGTTTTGGAAACCAATACCTTCAGACAGAGGAACCTTGGAAGACGATCAAAGACAGTCCTGAAAAAGCTGCCCATTCATTATTTGTGGGAGCTCAGATCGCTGTAGCTTTAGCCCAGTTGTGTGAACCATTCCTTCCTTTCAGTTCTGAAAAACTTTTGAATATGTTTAATGTTGAAAAAGCAAGCTGGAGCGACATTGAAACAAAACCGGTTCTTATTGAAACCGGACATCAAATCAATGAATCATCTCTTCTTTTCTCAAAAATTGAAGATGATGTTATTGAGGCACAGATTCAGAAATTAGAAGATACTAAGCAAAACAATAAAAAAACAAATCCTAACGCCAATCCTATGAAAGACGAAATCACTTTTGATGATTTTACGAAAATCGACTTAAGAACAGCCACCATCACAGAAGCTGAAAAAGTAGAAAAAGCTGATAAATTACTGAAACTTACCGTTGACACAGGAGTAGATGTAAGAACCGTTGTTTCAGGGATCGCAGAAAGTTTCACTCCGGAAGAGGTCATTGGAAAACAGGTTATGATTTTATTAAATCTTGCTCCTCGAAAGATCAGAGGAATTGAATCCCAGGGAATGTTGTTGCTAACGACAAAAGCAGACGGTAAATTATCATTTGTTACGCCTGATGAGACTGTGGAAAACGGTATTGAGATCGGATAA